In Candidatus Liberibacter africanus PTSAPSY, the genomic stretch TATATCATAAACACATGATTTATATGCTGTTTTTATATGGATTTAGCATTAAATTTTGAACAGGGAAAAACATTTTTAATGATGTACATACCTTTCCTACACAATCTATCATACATACCAAAAACCATAAATACATGCAATACTATGGAATAAAAGAGCTCTAATGAATCTTTCTTTTTTACATCACACCAAACCAATAAATCTACAAAAAGAATTTTTGCTGGAAAACCACAGTTTATTACATCTACTCCATCTAATACCACTTACTATCGCTTTATTGAGTTAATACTTTAAAATCATTGGGTTATTTGCTGTAGGCTTTTTATATAAGCCAAATCTCGTTTAAATAATTAATCATACCGTGGTAATTGAATTCAATTTCTCAAATACCAGCCACCTTTTTATTCCTCAGCGCTAAAAAGTCAAACAAATAAATCGATCCTGTGCAATCCGATTGCCAGCCTAAAGTAGCATAAGGATAAATCCAAAATTAAATTAAGTTTCTTATCAATGACATCCCCTAAATAAGGTACAAAATTATATATTACGTAGATCTTGTCCGGTCAATTTTGACTGACACAACTCAAACCAAAAACATAAAAATAATAGTTATAAATTATTCTTTTTTACGATCAATTATACTAAACAAAAATTGTATACAAATTTATAACGCTTAAAATATTTATTTTATTTTTCAAATAATATTCATCTTTTGATGGAATATTTAATAAATTTAACCATAAAAAGTTAAAGTAATAATTTATCAATGGAAAAGATGCGTCTTAAATCACTTTTTATTATAATATCATCGATATAAATAATTATAGATTGAGCCTCTGAGAAAATTTCCGAGTACAGAAGATTTTAGAAAAAATATCCTAATTTCACTGTTGATAAGAAACTAACTGCAGAAATATAAAAGAATTTGGAATACAAAAGAATTAGTGAAGATACTCGTCGTGATATCTCCGCTTCATCACAACAAGAATATCAAAGACCTGATTGGCTCGATAATATTATATTCAAAGGTAACGATATCATAGAAAATACAGTACAAAACTTATCTAAGGAAGAAGTGATCTCTATCCAAAAAAATACGTTCAGAAAATATCCAGTAAAAAGTTTCTTGGAAAGAATAATAAATACAAAATGATCTCAGAAGAAAAAAGTGAACTTACATAGTATTACTTTTTTATCAATTTTTTTATAATACGAGTGATATACTACTTAATCAAAGTAAAAATAGTGAAATAATATTTTATTATCCTGATTCCCAATTAAAAATATGTTGATTTAAAATATTTTAAAACACAATCCCGTATTTTTTTTACAAAAATTATTATAAATTTTATTGTTTTTGTTTAAAATTCATTCCTAAATAAGTGCCGATTAATTATATCCTCAAATAGGAAAATATTGAATAATACAGCAATATTTAGCGTATTTGACCATATTTTTCATAATAAGGTATTGAAATAAATAAAGAGCTTTGAATGACTATATGTTTCTTTCTATTATCAGGGATTTTATTAATCGTATCATCTTGGAAATCGACGCAAAAATCTATCATAAGAAAAATTATCATAGGCTGTTATATTTTATTATTCTTATCAATTGGTTGTGGATTTATCCCAAATATATTACTAAAAAACTTACAGTTTTCTTATCAAAAACCTTTGTTATCGCCACAATGGAACAACGATAATAATATGATTGTTTTACTTGGCAATGGCACAACAATAGTTTCTATATCTCCAGTAACTATTGAACCATCTCTTCTATCATATTCCAGAATTTATGAAACAATGCGGCTTTATAAATTATGAAACAATGCGGCTTTATAAATCATGCAAAAAACACAGCACACATTGTACCATTTTAATAAGCGGAGGAGATCCACAAAAACATGGCCTTCCAGAGTCAATTGTCTATAGCAATAAACTCCTAGAAAATGGAGTAGAAGAAAACGATATTAAACTTGATACACAGTCATTCAATACATTTCAAAATGCACAATTCTCTTCAAAAATGATCAAAGATATGCACGTAGAAAAGATAGTTCTCGTGTCATCTGCCTACCATTTAAAACGTAGTCAGTTATACTTCCAATATTTAGGAATCCATACTGAAGCATCACGCTCTGATTATGTGAATGCAAATTACACAATTATCCCTGTGAGCATTAATTTTTATCTGACTGAACTTGCGCTGAAAGAATACATCGGAATTGTAATTGCTCACTATATTGGAAAAACCTTATAATGTTTTTTTATATCGTAATTCGTCAATGAATCGCATAATTTGACAATAGTCGTGAATTAAAAAAATCATTTGCATTGAAATATTTTATTCAATTTGGTCGAAGCGTTTTTTCCATTGAAAATTTATATACTTATGTTATAAACCAATGGTAGCGTAATAGTAGCATGCCAATGATAAATATAAATAGATAAGGGTCTGATATGTCTTCATTTAAATCTGATTTTCTGAATATTCTCTCTGAAAGAGGATTTATCTATCAAATTTCTCATCCTCAAGAACTTGACTCATTATGTTCTCAAGGAATCATTACGGCTTATATCGGTTATGATCCTACGGCTTCCTCTTTACATGCTGGACACCTAACGCAATTAATGTTGCTTTTTTGGCTACAAAAAACAGGCCATAGACCCATTTCTCTTATGGGCGGAGGAACGAGTGTCATTGGAGATCCTTCTTTTAGAACTGAAAGTAGAAAAATGATGAGTTCTAAGGAAATCAATCAAAACATTGAAAAGATTCAAGGTATATTTTCTTCTTTTATCAAATATGGAGATGGTAAAACCGATGCTTTGATGCTCAATAACGCAGATTGGTTGTGCTCAATTCAATACATTGATTTTTTACGCGAAATTGGCAGTTATTTTTCTATCAACCGAATGCTTTCTTTTGAATCTGTACGCTCACGTTTAAAACGTGAGCAATCTCTTTCGTTCCTTGAATTCAACTACATGATTTTACAAGCTTATGACTTTGTAGAACTTGCAAAAAACTATGATTGTCGTCTCCAGATGGGAGGATCAGATCAATGGGGCAATATTATATGCGGTATTGATCTTGGAGAACGTCTAAAAATCCCACAATTATTTGCTCTTACTTCCCCACTTCTAACTACTTCTTCTGGTTCTAAAATGGGGAAAACAATGACAGGAACTATTTGGCTTAATAAAGACATGACTTCTCCTTATGATTTTTGGCAATATTGGCGTGATATCGATGATGCTGATGTAGTCAATTTTGCAAAGAGGCTCACAACTTTACCAATGTCAGAAATTGATCGTTTAGCGAAGTTACAAGGAAAAGAAATCAACGAAGCCAAAAAAATAATTGCAACAGAAATAACCACAATGGTTCATGGAAGAGAAGAGGCAGAAAAAGCAGCAACCGCCGCAAGAGAATGTTTTGATATGAGTATACACTCACAACATATGCCGACTATTTCTATCTCAAAAGAAGAAATAAAGGCGGGAATAAATATTGTGAATCTTATTATCAGAGCAGGATTCGCCACTTCAATGAGTGAGGCTAATCGCCATATTAAAGGTAATGCTATAAAAATAAACAATAAAACAATTGCGAATAATAAATTGCAAATTGAACTGCAAGATTTTAATTCTTCTAAAGTTCTCAAAATGTCTTTTGGGAAAAAGCGTCAAATCATTTATCAGATTTGTGATTAATTTTCTATCATTTACTTACAATTGAAAAATGGAATTTCATCGATCTTACTCGAGATAAAATCTTTAAAAATTTTCTTTGTTCTCGTCTGTTATTTGATTGAGTTGCACTATCTTTCAGAAAAGGATTGAAATCTAATATTCCCAACGACTAGATCAATGGTGTATTATAGAAGTGTTTTCCCTTGCAAATTGATTTACCCCACTCACGGTATCGGTAATAAAAGCTATGTGGCGATCCTTAAGAAAATTGATGCTTTTTTCTATTCTATCTATTTGTTTTATCGATGCATGAAGATCTTTTATTGATTTAATTTATGATCTTATGCTTCTCTTCAAAAGGAGGGAAAAGCACAGGAATCCTTCTGATATCTTCAAATTTTCAATGAATGTCTCGACAGCTTGTGACAATGTCAATCTCGTAAATTCGTTCATTCTGAACTACAATAATCTTGTGCACAAAGGCTATATCCAAACCTATCGTCCTACTTCAGAATGAAATAGCCTCCAATAAAATTATTTGCTCCGCAAAATATCTAAAGTAATTCTAATAATTTATTTAAAAAATTTTTCCTAGGTATCGAACAATGAATAATATTATGTTGCAACGCATATTTGTCTAAAAAATAGCCTGTTAATTGAAAAGCACTCTTGATAGACTCAGAATCTATTGTTTGTTGTTCTTCCAAAAGAAATGATGGTAATGCAAGCATTTTTTGTGCATAAGGAAGACCTACTGAACGACAAACAGCACCACCAGATTTAGGAGAAACCCATAAGAGATCATGGTTGACACCTGTTACTATACATTTTGTCAGATTAAGTCCAAATCCAATATTCTTTAAAAGCATCAGCTCAATTTGAATAAAAATTTTTCCTATTACATATGGATCTGAATGAAAATTAAGAAATATATTGAGCATCTTATAAAGATCTAAACATGACTCTCTTTCAGGCAAAAATCGAAAAAGAGGTATGACAGATTGTAATCCATAAAGAAAAAGGGAGGAAGAAAGGAGTTTTGCACAATGAGATTCAATAATCTCAAGACGAAATTCTCCTAGATCTTGGGCTAATCTTGATCTCCAATTAACTCTTACTAAATTTCCAGCTTGCAATATCGGCCGCATATAAAGAGATTGTCCGTTTCGAACAAACCCTAAATGACGTCCATGCTGGCGAGTCATCACTTCTAGAATAACATTCTTCTCACCATAAGAGCGAATTCCAAGAACTATTGCATCATCTTGCCAGTGCACATTTCCAAGCCTATTCGTGTTATAATTCTCAATACTTATCCAACGTCTAATTGTTGTGAATCAGTACTGTAACATTTGCTTTATATCAACATCTATCATTTTGATCAACTCAGCAATAATGTGTTTTGCTTCGACGAATCGTTATTGATCGCTGGTAACAAGCAATCGAAAACAATACTTTGATCAGGACGAATGATGACTTTTCCTTTTTGCTGTTCAATATACTGCAGTAAACCTTCTGGATAGCGAATTCCAAGAACTATTGCCATCTTGCCAGCACACATTTCCAAGCCTATTCGTGTTACAATTCTCAATACTTATCCAACGTCTAATTGTTGTGAATCACTACTGTAACATTGCTTTGTATCAACATCTATCATTTTGATCAACTCAGCAATAATGCGTTTTGCTTCGACGAATCGTTGATTGATCGTTGGTAACAAGCAATCGAAAACAATACTTTGATCAGGACGAATGATGACTTTTCCTTTTTGCTGTTCAATATACTGCAGTAAACCTTCTGGATAGCGAATTCCAAGAACTATTGCCATCTTGCCAGCACACATTTCCAAGCCTATTCGTGTTACAATTCTCAATACTTATCCAACGTCTAATTGTTGTGAATCACTACTGTAACATTGCTTTGTATCAACATCTATCATTTTGATCAACTCAGCAATAATGCGTTTTGCTTCGACGAATCGTTGATTGATCGTTGGTAACAAGCAATCGAAAACAATACTTTGATCAGGACGAATGATGACTTTTCCTTTTTGCTGTTCAATATACTGCAGTAAACCTTCTGGATCATGAAATGTTTTATTGCGGAAGTGTATAATAATACCTTTGGCCCCTATATCCATCTTATCTATGTTCGCAGTTCGACAAAGCAATTTGAGAAATATTACTTTTAACAGATATATAACCTCAATCGGCAATGGACCAAATCGATCTATCATTTCTTCTTTAAAATGACCAATATCAGCGCGATCTGTAATATTACCAAGACGACGATATAAAGAAAGGCGTAAGTTAATATCAGAGACATAACTTTCTGGTATCATAACAGATGCCTCTATAAATACCCGCGGAGACCAATCACTCTCGACTAATTCTTTTTTCCCTTTAATGGATGCAATAGTTTCTTCCAACACCTTTTGATATAACTCGAAACCCATTTCCTTAATATGACCGGATTGCTCTTCTCCCAATAGATTTCCTGTCCCACGAATATCAAGATCATAACTCGCTAACTGGAATCCTGCACCCAAAGTATTCAAAGACTGTAAAAAACTCAGGCGTTTTTGTGCAGAAGCAGTGATAGGACAATTTTCAGGCAATAAAAATAAGGCAAATGATGCAATTTTTGATCGCCCTACTCTCCCACGTAATTGATATAATTGAGCTAAACCAAACATATCAGCACGGTGTACAATTATTGTATTGGCTTTTGGCAAATCTAATCCAGATTCTACAATAGAAGTAGAAAGCAATATATCATATTTCTCTTCATAAAAAGAATTCATTCTATCTTCAAGGTTTCTAGGAGACATTTTTCCATGTGCCATTGCGACTTTGAGTTCTGGAACTTCTGCTTGTAAAAACTCATAACATTTATCTAAATCTGAGAGACGAGGACACACATAAAAACTCTGACCACCCCGATAATGTTCACGCATTAAGGTTTCACGAATTAATAAAGGATCAAAAATTGAAACAGAAGTTCTACAAGCAATACGATTAATCGGTGGCATGTTAATCAATGATAATTCTCGAACACCTGTTATCGCTAATTGCAAAGTACGCGGAATAGGTGTTGCTGAAAGAGTTAAAACATGTACTCCTGTATGCGTTTCTTTTAATGCCTCCTTATGTTTGACACCAAAATGCTGTTCTTCATCAACAATAATTAATCCAAGATTGGCAAAGATTATTTTGGGATGCAATAAAGCATGCGTGCCAACAACTATATCTACTTGACCTTCTGCAATAGCTTTTTTATTGAGAGAAACCTCTTTTGCTTGAACAAAACGCGAAATACTTACTATACGAACTGAAAAATCCTGAAAACGCTCAGAGAATAATCGAAAGTGCTGTTGAACCAAAATAGTTGTAGGAGCAATAACTGCCACTTGAAATCCATTCATGACAGCAATGAATGCAGCTCGCAATGCAACTTCTGTTTTTCCAAATCCTACATCACCGCAAATTAATCGATCCATAATCAAACCACTGGAAAGATCTTGTGTTACGGCATCAATGGCTTGTTCTTGATCCTCTGTTTCAATATAAGGAAATCTTTTTATAAACTGACTATATAAATCTTGCGAGACCGTCATTGGAGGAACATGGTGGACAGCTCTTTTAGCTGCGATATCAACAAGTTTTTGTGCTAAGTTTTCAAGACGTTTTTTTAAGTTGGACTTACGTGTCTTCCACGACAATCCTCCTAACTTATCAAGTATTATCGCAGTAGTTTCTGTACTACTATATCGAGAGATCAAATCAATATTCTCTACCGGCACAAATAATTTAGCATTATCAGCATAATGCAATTCAAGACAATCATGCAATGATCCGGATACTTCAATGCTGTATAAACGCACAAAGCGTCCGATTCCATGTTCTGCATGAACAATAATAGTTCCTTCCTCGATATTAGAAGACTCAAACAAAGCCTGTACATGAGATTTTTTTGTGCGAATAACACGATCTACTATTTTCTTGCCGAGAAAATCTATTTCGGTCACAAGCATCATATTATCCGTTTCAAATCCTTGTTTGATCGGCAAAACTGTAGCTGCAATTTCTTCTTTTGTGAGAGAAGCCATTTCTGCGAAAGAATCAATCTTTTTGATTTTATGAAATCCACGGTTCTCCATAAGGTGAATTAAATGTTGTAATCCCCCCTTTGAATAGACTGATAGAAGTGTTTTTATTCCTGCTTGAGCTTTCTCAGAAACATATTTTAAAAATTCATCAAATCTATCACTTGATTCCCAGTTATCTCGCGATTCAATTATTTTCATCGAAGACGGAATCCACGATTTTCCTGGAAATATATTCAAATGAACAACACGATTGTCAGCTGTTTCTGGCTGATTAAAAGATGACATTTGAACTAATTTATGAGTAGTTCGAGTTAATGCATCAAACTGTTGATAATCTAGATAAAGTTTTTCTGGCAAAATAGGTCTATAGAAATAATCTTGTTTTTTATCCGAAGAATACTGCAATCTCGCATTATAATAATCTTGAATTAATTGAGAACGTTTGAGTGCTGTCTCCTTAACTAAATGATCGGTGACTATACAGAATTCACTTAAATATGGAAAAATAGTTTCTATGTTTTGATAGAAAAAAGGCAACCAATGCTCCATACCAGGATATCGTCGTCCCTGCGAAATAGCATTATATAAAGGATCTTCTTGAGTTGCTGCACCAAAATTCGCAAGATAATTTTCACGAAAACGACCGATATTTTCAGGTGTTAAAATAACTTCGCTTAAAGTATTGATTGTAAAAATGGAAATTTCTCTAATCGTACGTTGCGTACTAGAATCAAATAGACGAAGACTTTCAATAGTATCTCCGAAAAAATCTACTCGTACAGGATATCTCTCCGTAGGAGCATAAACATCAAGAATACCTCCTCGCACAGCATATTCACCTACTTTATATACCGTATTAACTCTTTCAAATCCGTTTGTTTCTAATTTTTTTATGACTTTTGCCATATTGATATGATCTTTAGATCGTATCGACAACTTACAATCTGTGGTTGACTTAAGAGGGACAGAACGGCACATCAAAGCGCTAACAGTTGTGAGTATAATGGTTGTTTTCTTAGATGAATGACAAGAATTAAGATAAGAAACACATAAAAGACGCTGTGCTACCACATGAGGAGAAGGAGATACGCGGTCATATGGAAGACAATCCCAAGCTGGGAAAATGATAACTTTAATCTCAGGAACAATAAATGTAAGAGTCTTTTTTAGATTAATTAAATACCGTTCATCGGAGCAAA encodes the following:
- a CDS encoding YdcF family protein, which codes for MRLYKSCKKHSTHCTILISGGDPQKHGLPESIVYSNKLLENGVEENDIKLDTQSFNTFQNAQFSSKMIKDMHVEKIVLVSSAYHLKRSQLYFQYLGIHTEASRSDYVNANYTIIPVSINFYLTELALKEYIGIVIAHYIGKTL
- the tyrS gene encoding tyrosine--tRNA ligase, producing MSSFKSDFLNILSERGFIYQISHPQELDSLCSQGIITAYIGYDPTASSLHAGHLTQLMLLFWLQKTGHRPISLMGGGTSVIGDPSFRTESRKMMSSKEINQNIEKIQGIFSSFIKYGDGKTDALMLNNADWLCSIQYIDFLREIGSYFSINRMLSFESVRSRLKREQSLSFLEFNYMILQAYDFVELAKNYDCRLQMGGSDQWGNIICGIDLGERLKIPQLFALTSPLLTTSSGSKMGKTMTGTIWLNKDMTSPYDFWQYWRDIDDADVVNFAKRLTTLPMSEIDRLAKLQGKEINEAKKIIATEITTMVHGREEAEKAATAARECFDMSIHSQHMPTISISKEEIKAGINIVNLIIRAGFATSMSEANRHIKGNAIKINNKTIANNKLQIELQDFNSSKVLKMSFGKKRQIIYQICD
- the recO gene encoding DNA repair protein RecO codes for the protein MHWQDDAIVLGIRSYGEKNVILEVMTRQHGRHLGFVRNGQSLYMRPILQAGNLVRVNWRSRLAQDLGEFRLEIIESHCAKLLSSSLFLYGLQSVIPLFRFLPERESCLDLYKMLNIFLNFHSDPYVIGKIFIQIELMLLKNIGFGLNLTKCIVTGVNHDLLWVSPKSGGAVCRSVGLPYAQKMLALPSFLLEEQQTIDSESIKSAFQLTGYFLDKYALQHNIIHCSIPRKNFLNKLLELL
- the mfd gene encoding transcription-repair coupling factor is translated as MIFGFDIERISEKSCKKDIICPIISGTEGFVLAKIAHFGRSILYICSDERYLINLKKTLTFIVPEIKVIIFPAWDCLPYDRVSPSPHVVAQRLLCVSYLNSCHSSKKTTIILTTVSALMCRSVPLKSTTDCKLSIRSKDHINMAKVIKKLETNGFERVNTVYKVGEYAVRGGILDVYAPTERYPVRVDFFGDTIESLRLFDSSTQRTIREISIFTINTLSEVILTPENIGRFRENYLANFGAATQEDPLYNAISQGRRYPGMEHWLPFFYQNIETIFPYLSEFCIVTDHLVKETALKRSQLIQDYYNARLQYSSDKKQDYFYRPILPEKLYLDYQQFDALTRTTHKLVQMSSFNQPETADNRVVHLNIFPGKSWIPSSMKIIESRDNWESSDRFDEFLKYVSEKAQAGIKTLLSVYSKGGLQHLIHLMENRGFHKIKKIDSFAEMASLTKEEIAATVLPIKQGFETDNMMLVTEIDFLGKKIVDRVIRTKKSHVQALFESSNIEEGTIIVHAEHGIGRFVRLYSIEVSGSLHDCLELHYADNAKLFVPVENIDLISRYSSTETTAIILDKLGGLSWKTRKSNLKKRLENLAQKLVDIAAKRAVHHVPPMTVSQDLYSQFIKRFPYIETEDQEQAIDAVTQDLSSGLIMDRLICGDVGFGKTEVALRAAFIAVMNGFQVAVIAPTTILVQQHFRLFSERFQDFSVRIVSISRFVQAKEVSLNKKAIAEGQVDIVVGTHALLHPKIIFANLGLIIVDEEQHFGVKHKEALKETHTGVHVLTLSATPIPRTLQLAITGVRELSLINMPPINRIACRTSVSIFDPLLIRETLMREHYRGGQSFYVCPRLSDLDKCYEFLQAEVPELKVAMAHGKMSPRNLEDRMNSFYEEKYDILLSTSIVESGLDLPKANTIIVHRADMFGLAQLYQLRGRVGRSKIASFALFLLPENCPITASAQKRLSFLQSLNTLGAGFQLASYDLDIRGTGNLLGEEQSGHIKEMGFELYQKVLEETIASIKGKKELVESDWSPRVFIEASVMIPESYVSDINLRLSLYRRLGNITDRADIGHFKEEMIDRFGPLPIEVIYLLKVIFLKLLCRTANIDKMDIGAKGIIIHFRNKTFHDPEGLLQYIEQQKGKVIIRPDQSIVFDCLLPTINQRFVEAKRIIAELIKMIDVDTKQCYSSDSQQLDVG